Proteins encoded in a region of the Triticum dicoccoides isolate Atlit2015 ecotype Zavitan chromosome 3A, WEW_v2.0, whole genome shotgun sequence genome:
- the LOC119273179 gene encoding protein BOBBER 1-like, which yields MLLPPEVKLSVPVPRGTKARSVVCEIKKDHLNVGFKGQPPIIDGELHKPVKVEDCFWSIEDGRLLSILLTKRNRSEWWKSVINDVQEIDTQLAESESSKLSDLDPETRQTVEKMMFDQRQKQMGLPTSQEMQNQDMLKKLKSQYPNMDFSGMKLPS from the exons ATGCT GCTTCCGCCAGAGGTCAAACTCTCTGTCCCCGTTCCTCGAGGAACAAAGGCGAGGTCCGTCGTCTGTGAGATCAAGAAGGACCATCTCAATGTCGGGTTCAAGGGCCAGCCTCCGATCATCGAT GGTGAGCTGCACAAGCCAGTTAAGGTCGAAGACTGCTTCTGGAGCATCGAGGACGGGAGGTTGTTGTCCATACTGCTGACCAAGCGTAATCGTAGTGAGTGGTGGAAGTCTGTGATCAATGATGTTCAGGAGATCGACACCCAGCTTGCCGAATCTGAGAGCAGCAAGCTCTCCGATCTGGACCCCGAGACCAGGCAGACCGTGGAGAAGATGATGTTCGACCAGCGGCAAAAGCAGATGGGTTTGCCCACGAGCCAGGAGATGCAGAACCAGGACATGCTCAAGAAACTCAAGTCCCAGTACCCGAACATGGACTTCTCGGGGATGAAGCTGCCTTCCTAA